AATGTTAGCATAGATAGTAATAGCCTTGTTCTGTTGGCCAACTTTACCTCTACTGTTGAAGACTACTTTCAAGTCACCTGTTTCACCAGGAGCCACTGCCTCTTTAGGCCATTCAGGAGCAGTACAACCACAAGTTGTTTTCACATTCGTGATTTGCAGTGGAATACTTCCTGAGTTAGTAAACTTGAAGATATGCTCTACAACATCACCTTGTTGGATATCACCGAAGTCATAAAGTTTCTCTTCGAATTCGATAGCAGCTACTGCTTCGTTAGTCTCAGTACCACCTGTACTAGTCTGAACTTTTACTACATCTTCTGAACCTGCATTGCTCTTTTCTTTTTCAGCATTACACGCGAAAAGCATAGATGCACTCAATGCGCAAAGTCCAATTATTTTTGTGATTTTTTTCATAACCTTTAGCTCTATAAGGGTTTCAGGGTTATATAGTTAGATATTGATTTATTATTCTGTATCTGGTCCAGATGCAATTTTATTTTTCAATGCATCAACCTCATTCATCAATTGCTCAGCATGCTTGATGGCATCAGAAATCACTTTTTGTCCTTCTGTTTTAGCCGCAGAAATATGCTCATTGCGACCTTCCATCAAGTCATCAATCAGCTCTTGAAGACTTTCTTTGTATTTGTCAAGACGGTAGCTCAACCTATCTCTTGTACTCTTACCTTTATCTGGCGCGTAAAGTACTCCTACCAATGCACCTGCCGCAGCGCCTGCCAAAAAAGCCAGCAGAGAATTACCTGAATTTTTACTCATTTGTGTGTGATTTTAGTGTGAAAAAAACTTCAGCGCTCTTCTCGATAAATTAAAATATTTATTAGAAAAGGAACTTTCCTTGTTCAATCGCCATATAGACGATTAAAGTAGAAAAATCAGCATTTTCTACCAAAAAAAATAAAAAACACCTTCAGTTTTCACTTTTTTAAGATTCTTCCTATATAAAACAGATACTGAGCTTATTGAGTAATTGTTTCAATATTCCCAGTATCTGCTTATACTTTTATCAAATCTTAAGATATTATTTGTTATCGATGAGCCCTCTACCACTCTTTCTGATCTGACCACTCTTCATCATTTGGTCAGAAACAGCATCTAGAATACCATTGATAAACTGCCAACTTTTTGGAGTAGAGTACATCTTTGAGATTTCAATAAACTCATTGATTGTCACTTTTACAGGGATATTAGGGAAGTTTACCATCTCTGTAAGTGCCATGCTCAAAAGAATGCTATCAACTCTTGCCATTCTTTCTTTCGCCCACTTTTTAGAGTTCTTACCAATTATCTCAACGTAATCTCTCTCTTGTTGTAGTGTATGCTTATAAAGCTCTTCAAAGAACACCTTATCCTCATCCCAATTTTTAGAGATAGAAAGGAGCTCCAAATCAACATCACCTTCTTCGATGCTTTTTATCGTCTTTACAAGCATGCTTTTCAGGATTGTCTTGTTTTCGGTCCAGTTGATATCCTCTTCTTCGAAGACAGGCTCAACCATATCATGCTTGAACATAAAGTCTTTCAGCAGGTAACGAGCGACAGTTTTGTCTCTTTCGAAGCTTTTCTCCTGATCAGCAAAAGCCATAAACGACTCTTCCTTTTTCAGAATTCTTAGCCACTCCTTCACTCGATCGATATCTTCAGCACGCTTGATCTTATGCTTTTCAATTTCTTCTGTAAGCTTAAAGTTTCTGTTAAGCTTTTCGATCAGCATATTTCCAGAAAGTATGTTATGAAGAATTGTATCTTTCTCAATATTCTTCACGCCACGCTCTACTTTTTGCTCCAGCTCTGATTGAGCATAGTCCGAAAGGTCAATCAGGTACTGTAAGAATTTCAGGTACTTGAAGTACAGTTTCTCTGTTTCGGAAAGCATTTTGGTTCTGAAACTTTCCTTATCGTTTTGTACAAGTGAACGATAGTAGGATACTGCATCAGCTCCAATTTTGATCATTTTTTCATCAAGCTTGTCACTTGTTAACTGAGATGTTCCATCTTCATGGTTATGGGCAAGATACTCCAAAACCAATCTTTCCTTCTCTGCAACTTGCTCTTTGTGATCCTTACCGATTATGCTCAGTTCCTCGGCAAACTCTTCTTTGATCTGATCTACAGCCAACTCGTAGTTAGACTCTTTACTTTGCTTGAAAGCATAAATGCTTTGCATTACCTTTACTCTAAGTATCCTTCGATTGAGCATATATAAAAACGATTTATCAAATTTTCAGAACCCAAAAAGGCACGTTTTGACTCAGAAAAACATACCTTTAGTCCTCATTTGGGAACATTTCCCCAAATTTCACCGCAAAGGTATAAATTAAACACGGAATCTCTGAGAATGAGTCGTTTTTTGTACTTAATAGATCTTTATCGAGGAAGTGCAATCGTTGCTATACTTACCTCCTTACAACCTTTTGAAACCAAAACCTTTATACAGGCTTCCAAAGTAGCTCCAGTCGTTACGACATCATCTACCAACAAAACCCTTAGCCCTCTAAGTTCGACGGCTGAATCTACACTAAATGCATCTTCCATATTTTCAAACCTAGCCATTCTACTTTTCTTGGTTTGACTCTCTGTATGACTCACCTTTTTAAGAAGGTTGACATCACAATTGACCTCAAGTATTTCAGAAAGACCTAATGCAAACCCATCACACTGATTATAACCTCTTCTTCTTCTCTTTACGGGATGAATTGGCACAGGAACCACCAGATCAAACTGTCCTTCAAACTCTTGTCTAAGTTGACTTCCATACCAATAACCAAACATACTGCTCAATGATTCTGCTCCCTCATATTTTAATGCATGAAGTAATTGTTGTACACAACCACCTTTATTAAAGTAGCAATATGCAAAACCATATCTGACAGGTACTTTACCCCAAAACTTTCTAACCAATTCATTATCATTCGGAGTAGTGTGAAGGTCAGTTTCTGGAATTGTCAGTCTGCATTTTGTACATACCAACGCTTCATTATTTCCCAATACCTCTCCACAGCCATGACATGACTCTGGAAATAGTAGAAACAACAGGTCTTGAAAGTACTTTTTTATAAACATCATGAGTGCTTGGCGGTTATTATAACTTACTTTGGGATAAAGGGTTATGACAGTGGAGGAGAACCTTTGTGATTATAATCATTAAATCATCAAAGCAATAGTCTAACAATCAACTCTTTTGTAATTTTGCAGGATGAACAAGATAGAAGAATTTAGGTCTTTCAGAAGTGAGATGAACGAGAAGATTCTCGCTACTGACAATAAGGTAGTTAAGCGTATCTTTAGCTTAGACTCTTTGGCTTTTAAGGAAGGGGCATTAGATGTGAAAACCAAAGAAATGATTGGTTTGACTATATCGTTATCCCTCAGATGTGATGACTGCGTAAAGTATCATCTTGAGAAATGTAAGGAAGTAGGCTTTACAAATGAGCAAATTATTGAAGGCATGTCTATTGCCAACCTAATCGGTGGTACGATTGTCATTCCTCATTTAAGAAGAGCTGTTGCTTATCTTGAGGAACTGGATAGCGAAACACTCTGATTATTTTAATTGAAGGTGTAGTCGTACTGAGCTTATCAGCCTTGACTACACTTTTTTATTTATAATTGTGACCATGACAGAAACTGAAATAAATATAGAGTGGAAAAAACTGACAATAAAGCTTCAGGAGTCTTTTCAAAAAGAGCCTGACTTAAAGACAGTTTTGTTCCTCATCGGTGTACAAGAGCTAGGAAAAGGGGCTCAACACTTTAGTAAGGAAGAGAAGCAAGACCTGATGCATATTGCTATATGTAAGATATTGAGCTACTCCGGATATTACGAACTGGAAGGAGTAGACAAGGAAGGCTGGCCTATTTGGAAAAGTACCAAGAAGCTACCATTCCTAAATATTTTGAATCAGGAATCTTTATTGAAAATGCACGTACTTGAATATTTCGAGAAAGAAGTATTTGGTACTGAGCAATAACTATCCCTTACGACTAACAATAATTACATTGTTTAAACATTGAATTAACAATACAAACTTCTTATGAAAATCATATCCTACAATGTCAATGGCATTAGAGCTGCCATGAATAAAGGCTTAATAGACTGGCTAAAAGAAGAAAATCCCGATGTCATTTGTTTCCAAGAAGTGAAAGCTGAAGAAAATCAAGTGGCATTAGATGAGTTTCATAAGCTAGGGTATGAAAATATTTACTGGTTTTCAGCTCAAAAGAAAGGGTATAGTGGAGTAGCAGTAGCTTCCAAAGTAAAGGCTGTTGGTTATTCAAAAGGAATGGGAGTAGAAGCCTATGACAATGAAGGAAGAACCATTAAAGTTGATTTTCCAGACTTTTCATTGATCAATGCTTATTTCCCTTCAGGGACATCAGGAGAAGAGCGTCAGCAATTTAAATACAGCTTTCTAGAAGATTTCAACCATTACATTGATGGGTTGAAAAGCGACCAACCGAACCTGGTCATCTGTGGAGATTTCAATATTTGCCATAAACCTATAGATATCCATAACCCTGTATCAAATAAAAACTCATCAGGCTTTTTGCCAGAGGAGCGAGAATGGGTTACTGATTTTATGGAAAAAAGAGAGTTTCAAGATGCCTTCCGTTCATTTGTTGAAGCTCCTCACAGATATAGCTGGTGGACATACAGAGCTGGAGCCAGAAAGAACAATAAAGGGTGGCGTATTGACTATTTTATGGTAGCTAACTCTATGAAAGATAAAATGACAAATAGTGACATTCTGGATCAAGTTGTACATTCAGACCACTGCCCTGTGATGCTTCAGCTACACTGCCAAAACTAATCCTGACATTAATAACAACAGGAAACCACTTTTTGTCGAGATAATCCTTAAAAAGTCTGATAAAGAAATATTTTTAAATATTTTTATATCAATGGATTGTTTTTTCAATATACAACCCATGCACTTAAGTGGTGAATCGACTACTTAAGTGCATTGGCTGATATAACTAAACCTTAGTCAATTCTCTTTTACTAAAGCTACTTTAAAAGTGCTAAGTAGAAATAAAACGAAGTGTTTGATCATTCGATAAATACCACTTGTGTATTCGTGATTGATTATAAAACCTCTTCATAAAAAATGAGATTCAACTGAAAAGTCTTCTAACACATGAAACGACTTACTACTATTTTCACCTTACTGCTGTGTACTCTAATCTACAGCTGTAAAACAACACCTGACGAAAGAACCCGTACCGACGAACTTAAAGCCGCTGATGGGGACAAGTTTTATGGTGGGATATTCAAGCTAAATGAACCTGAATATATTAAGAATCTTTTTCCTCATAGCATTATTGATATTTACTCTTACAGAGTAGCATCGCAGATTTATGAAGGGCTTTTCAAGTTTGATCAAAGAAATCTAGAAGTTATCCCTAGTTTGGTTGAGGATTATTCTGTTAGTGAAGATCAAACTACTTATACATTTAAGTTAAAAGATGAAATCTATTTTCATGACGACGCCTGCTTCCCTAATGGAAAAGGCAAAAAGCTTTCGGCTGAAGATGTGAAGTACTGCTTTACACTGTCATGTAGTAAAAGCAAGAATAATCAAAGCAGTAACCTTTTTGTAGGTTTGGTTAAAGGAGCTAAGGAGTATTACGAAGCTAGCAGCACTAACTCTGAAGCTGAACAAACTGTTCCAGAAGTATCCGGAATAAAAGTAATTGACAACCTAACATTGGAAATTACTTTGGAGGAGCCTAACTCAATGTTCCTTTACAACCTTGCTCGTCCTGGTGCATTTATCTTCCCAAAAGAGGCATACCAGCTGTATGGAGAGGAAATGAGAACCAAGTGTGTAGGTACAGGTCCTTTCAAGCTTGCCAGCGTTGACGAAGACATTTCCATCATTCTTAAAAAGAATGAAAATTATCATGGTACTGATATGTATGGCAATAAGCTTCCATTTCTTGATGCAATTGTCATAACATTTGTGAAAGACAAAAAGATAGAAATGCTTCAATTCAAGAAGCACGAATTGGACATGATGTACCGCATTCCAACAGAATATATCATCAATGTATTAGAGGAAAGCAGTGATGCTAATGCTAATAAGCAATATGAGCTACAGCGTGTTCCTGAGATGTCAACTCAATGCTTAGCCTTCAATAACAGCAGCAAAGTTTTCAAGGATGTAAACGTTAGGAAAGCCTTCTCTTTTGCTATTGACAGAGAGCGTATTTTAGACTATATTCTAAACGGAGAAGGTTATAAGGAGGGTATTCATGGTATAACGCCTCCCGTCTTCAATAAGTATGATATCACAAAGATTAAAGGTTATTCTTTCAATATCGATTCAGCTAAGATCTATTTAAGCAAAGCAGGGTATCCTAATGGAAAAGGTTTTCCAACTGTAACTTTAGATTTGAACACTGAAGGGGAACAATACAGCAATGTTGCACTTGAAGTGAAAAAGCAACTTGAGAGTCACCTCAATATCAACATTGATCTCAAAATTTCTCCTTTCGCACAAATTGTAGAAAAGAGCACCTCAGGTAACTATGAATTCTTAAGACTTGCTTGGATTGCTGACTACCCAAGTCCTGAAAATTACCTTTGGGCATACCACAGTAAATCTCTACCTGAAAACCCTGATGAGAAATCATATCCTAACCTGACTAGGTACAAAAACCCTTTGTTTGATAAATACTATGAGCAAGCAATGGCAGCAAAATCAACTGATGAGGCTTTTGAAAATTTCATGAAAGCTGAAAAAGTACTTATGCAGGATGCGCCATTTTTGGTTCTTTGGTATGACGAAGGATATAGACTGATTCAGTCATACGTAAAAGACTTTCCTAATAACCCAATGCAGTACAGAGACTTCAGTACTGTATACTTCAGCAATGAAAAAGATTTTATGGCCCAAGCTGAATAATTA
This portion of the Limibacter armeniacum genome encodes:
- a CDS encoding DUF1573 domain-containing protein, whose product is MKKITKIIGLCALSASMLFACNAEKEKSNAGSEDVVKVQTSTGGTETNEAVAAIEFEEKLYDFGDIQQGDVVEHIFKFTNSGSIPLQITNVKTTCGCTAPEWPKEAVAPGETGDLKVVFNSRGKVGQQNKAITIYANIEDGLSSIKITGNVVKEETAEGPVKTM
- a CDS encoding YtxH domain-containing protein, producing the protein MSKNSGNSLLAFLAGAAAGALVGVLYAPDKGKSTRDRLSYRLDKYKESLQELIDDLMEGRNEHISAAKTEGQKVISDAIKHAEQLMNEVDALKNKIASGPDTE
- the nusB gene encoding transcription antitermination factor NusB — translated: MLNRRILRVKVMQSIYAFKQSKESNYELAVDQIKEEFAEELSIIGKDHKEQVAEKERLVLEYLAHNHEDGTSQLTSDKLDEKMIKIGADAVSYYRSLVQNDKESFRTKMLSETEKLYFKYLKFLQYLIDLSDYAQSELEQKVERGVKNIEKDTILHNILSGNMLIEKLNRNFKLTEEIEKHKIKRAEDIDRVKEWLRILKKEESFMAFADQEKSFERDKTVARYLLKDFMFKHDMVEPVFEEEDINWTENKTILKSMLVKTIKSIEEGDVDLELLSISKNWDEDKVFFEELYKHTLQQERDYVEIIGKNSKKWAKERMARVDSILLSMALTEMVNFPNIPVKVTINEFIEISKMYSTPKSWQFINGILDAVSDQMMKSGQIRKSGRGLIDNK
- a CDS encoding ComF family protein, translating into MMFIKKYFQDLLFLLFPESCHGCGEVLGNNEALVCTKCRLTIPETDLHTTPNDNELVRKFWGKVPVRYGFAYCYFNKGGCVQQLLHALKYEGAESLSSMFGYWYGSQLRQEFEGQFDLVVPVPIHPVKRRRRGYNQCDGFALGLSEILEVNCDVNLLKKVSHTESQTKKSRMARFENMEDAFSVDSAVELRGLRVLLVDDVVTTGATLEACIKVLVSKGCKEVSIATIALPR
- a CDS encoding carboxymuconolactone decarboxylase family protein, with the translated sequence MNKIEEFRSFRSEMNEKILATDNKVVKRIFSLDSLAFKEGALDVKTKEMIGLTISLSLRCDDCVKYHLEKCKEVGFTNEQIIEGMSIANLIGGTIVIPHLRRAVAYLEELDSETL
- a CDS encoding exodeoxyribonuclease III, whose translation is MKIISYNVNGIRAAMNKGLIDWLKEENPDVICFQEVKAEENQVALDEFHKLGYENIYWFSAQKKGYSGVAVASKVKAVGYSKGMGVEAYDNEGRTIKVDFPDFSLINAYFPSGTSGEERQQFKYSFLEDFNHYIDGLKSDQPNLVICGDFNICHKPIDIHNPVSNKNSSGFLPEEREWVTDFMEKREFQDAFRSFVEAPHRYSWWTYRAGARKNNKGWRIDYFMVANSMKDKMTNSDILDQVVHSDHCPVMLQLHCQN
- a CDS encoding ABC transporter substrate-binding protein; this translates as MKRLTTIFTLLLCTLIYSCKTTPDERTRTDELKAADGDKFYGGIFKLNEPEYIKNLFPHSIIDIYSYRVASQIYEGLFKFDQRNLEVIPSLVEDYSVSEDQTTYTFKLKDEIYFHDDACFPNGKGKKLSAEDVKYCFTLSCSKSKNNQSSNLFVGLVKGAKEYYEASSTNSEAEQTVPEVSGIKVIDNLTLEITLEEPNSMFLYNLARPGAFIFPKEAYQLYGEEMRTKCVGTGPFKLASVDEDISIILKKNENYHGTDMYGNKLPFLDAIVITFVKDKKIEMLQFKKHELDMMYRIPTEYIINVLEESSDANANKQYELQRVPEMSTQCLAFNNSSKVFKDVNVRKAFSFAIDRERILDYILNGEGYKEGIHGITPPVFNKYDITKIKGYSFNIDSAKIYLSKAGYPNGKGFPTVTLDLNTEGEQYSNVALEVKKQLESHLNINIDLKISPFAQIVEKSTSGNYEFLRLAWIADYPSPENYLWAYHSKSLPENPDEKSYPNLTRYKNPLFDKYYEQAMAAKSTDEAFENFMKAEKVLMQDAPFLVLWYDEGYRLIQSYVKDFPNNPMQYRDFSTVYFSNEKDFMAQAE